In Cellvibrio polysaccharolyticus, a genomic segment contains:
- a CDS encoding ABC transporter ATP-binding protein — translation MNTSPFALQIQNVCKSYDMYDQPFKRLVGFFSARARRARREFHALKDISFNVSKGETVGVIGRNGSGKSTLLQIICGTLTPSSGSVVVNGRIAALLELGAGFNPEFTGRENVYLNAAIYGLSQEEIAAKLDDIIRFAEIGDFIDQPVQHYSSGMFVRLAFAVIAHVDADILVVDEALAVGDALFAQKCMRFLEDFKAKGAIIFVSHDSGAITKLCDRAIWLNHGEMQVDGDARKTAEMYLEHLYSTQQDVSMKQGMSRQGFEDIDDEALWVDARQELLLNSTERNDFQLHRFTMDGSSFGTGKVVLHDVYLKDKEGRRLSWAIGGSYIEFCVQCTPLEDIDSFIVGFLVKDRLGQVLFGDNNCVFNYNNPVAVKAGQRYEAVYGFMLPYLPNGEYVASVGIASGTQAEHVQHCWRHDAFVFTVTTSHVVHGLMGLPLRSCDIKPVGQDVR, via the coding sequence ATGAATACATCGCCTTTCGCCCTGCAAATTCAAAACGTCTGCAAGTCTTATGACATGTACGATCAGCCATTCAAACGTTTGGTCGGCTTTTTCTCTGCCCGTGCCCGGCGTGCCCGGCGGGAATTTCATGCCCTGAAAGATATTTCTTTTAACGTTTCAAAGGGTGAAACCGTCGGGGTTATTGGCCGAAACGGTTCTGGCAAATCTACTTTACTGCAAATTATTTGTGGCACCTTAACGCCGTCGAGTGGTTCGGTGGTAGTGAATGGCCGTATCGCGGCGTTGCTTGAGTTGGGGGCTGGTTTTAACCCTGAATTTACCGGCCGCGAAAACGTATACCTGAATGCGGCCATTTATGGTTTAAGTCAGGAAGAAATCGCTGCAAAGCTGGATGACATTATTCGTTTCGCAGAGATTGGTGATTTTATTGATCAACCGGTGCAGCATTATTCCAGTGGTATGTTTGTGCGTCTGGCATTTGCGGTTATTGCTCATGTCGATGCGGACATCCTGGTTGTTGATGAGGCGCTTGCAGTAGGCGATGCGCTCTTTGCACAAAAATGTATGCGCTTTCTTGAAGACTTCAAAGCAAAAGGGGCCATCATTTTTGTCAGCCACGACTCGGGTGCTATTACCAAGCTTTGTGACAGAGCCATTTGGTTAAATCATGGCGAAATGCAAGTTGATGGCGATGCCCGCAAAACCGCCGAAATGTATCTTGAGCACCTCTATTCAACCCAGCAAGACGTTTCGATGAAGCAGGGAATGTCGAGGCAGGGTTTTGAAGATATCGATGATGAAGCACTTTGGGTTGATGCCCGTCAGGAGTTGCTACTTAACTCAACCGAACGTAACGATTTTCAGTTGCACCGGTTCACCATGGACGGTTCATCGTTTGGCACTGGTAAAGTGGTTCTGCACGATGTCTATCTAAAAGATAAAGAGGGGCGCCGTCTCTCCTGGGCTATTGGTGGTAGTTATATCGAATTTTGTGTGCAGTGCACACCGCTTGAAGATATAGACTCTTTTATCGTCGGATTTCTGGTTAAAGATCGCCTCGGGCAGGTGCTGTTTGGTGATAATAACTGCGTTTTCAATTACAACAACCCGGTGGCGGTAAAAGCCGGGCAACGTTATGAAGCCGTGTACGGCTTTATGCTGCCGTATTTACCCAATGGTGAATATGTTGCCAGTGTAGGTATCGCGTCCGGCACCCAGGCTGAACACGTTCAGCATTGCTGGCGGCACGATGCATTCGTGTTTACTGTAACAACCAGCCATGTAGTACATGGTCTGATGGGATTGCCTTTGCGCTCCTGTGATATCAAACCTGTTGGGCAGGACGTACGTTAA